From one Thalassobaculum sp. OXR-137 genomic stretch:
- a CDS encoding isocitrate/isopropylmalate dehydrogenase family protein — MSANTAFEISVFPGDGIGPEVIDPTVAILQTLRDRVGGFDLRFHSEAAGAAHYKETGTALPEETMARASKADAILLGAMGMPDIRYPDGREIAPQLDMRETFELFAGVRPVRTLPGAPVPLGDPRAQNLDFVLIRESTEGLFAGRGKTVFDGPADRPTAAHDTQTITRAGSERLFEFAFNLGAKRKERGHSGKVTCIDKANVIGGFYFFRQIFDEVAARHGVSEPDHMYVDACALNMVRRPWQFDVLVTENMFGDILSDLGAGLMGGMGMAPSADIGPRHAVFQPCHGSAPDIVGQGLANPTATFLSAVMMLEWLADTHGVADCARAGRILDKAVEVAFQDNGLVPTEYGGPSGTRAITDAVMAAIADGRAESRLDA, encoded by the coding sequence ATGAGTGCCAACACCGCCTTCGAGATTTCGGTCTTTCCCGGCGACGGGATCGGGCCGGAGGTGATCGACCCGACCGTGGCGATCCTCCAGACCCTGCGTGACCGCGTCGGCGGTTTCGATCTCCGCTTCCACTCGGAGGCGGCGGGTGCCGCCCACTACAAGGAAACCGGCACCGCCCTGCCGGAAGAGACGATGGCCCGCGCCTCCAAGGCCGATGCGATTCTGCTCGGCGCCATGGGCATGCCGGACATCCGCTATCCCGACGGCCGCGAGATCGCCCCGCAGCTCGACATGCGGGAAACCTTCGAGCTGTTCGCCGGCGTGCGGCCGGTGCGGACCCTGCCGGGCGCGCCGGTGCCGCTCGGCGACCCGCGGGCGCAGAACCTGGATTTCGTGCTGATCCGCGAGAGCACCGAGGGCCTGTTCGCCGGGCGCGGCAAGACCGTGTTCGACGGCCCCGCAGACCGGCCGACCGCCGCCCACGATACCCAGACCATCACCCGGGCCGGGTCCGAGCGGCTGTTCGAGTTCGCCTTCAACCTCGGGGCGAAGCGCAAGGAGCGCGGCCATTCCGGCAAGGTGACCTGCATCGACAAGGCCAACGTCATCGGTGGCTTCTACTTCTTCCGCCAGATCTTCGACGAGGTGGCCGCCCGCCACGGGGTGAGCGAGCCCGACCACATGTATGTCGACGCCTGCGCCCTCAACATGGTCCGCCGGCCCTGGCAGTTCGACGTGCTGGTCACCGAGAACATGTTCGGCGACATCCTGTCCGACCTGGGCGCCGGGTTGATGGGCGGCATGGGTATGGCGCCGTCGGCCGATATCGGCCCGCGCCACGCCGTCTTCCAGCCTTGCCACGGCAGCGCCCCGGACATCGTCGGCCAGGGGCTGGCGAACCCGACGGCGACCTTCCTGTCGGCTGTCATGATGCTGGAATGGCTGGCCGACACCCATGGCGTGGCCGACTGCGCGCGGGCCGGCCGGATCCTCGACAAGGCGGTCGAGGTCGCGTTCCAGGATAACGGGCTGGTGCCGACCGAGTATGGCGGGCCGTCCGGCACCCGGGCGATCACCGACGCGGTGATGGCGGCCATCGCCGACGGCCGGGCCGAGTCCCGCCTGGATGCGTGA
- a CDS encoding serine protease, translating to MRLGNNRIGLLGFLLVMIISAISSFLEEPQEPPRAGGDSSVRRPVPAPPRSDLAGLPEFTVEVGETADSSGTAFAIAPGVWMTARHVIDGCDVVGILERPRRGVRARAFAVHSGADVAVMQVDRSGPAVQFADALPQPGDIAYHVGFPHGQPGELRSRMLGMSVMNARGRYSTREPVIAWAELERHPEDSRPLSGLSGGPVFDGQGRLIGVHVAGSVRRGRSFTAHPDSIMEMAARAGVAPTSSGSRPTFTPDTLPEIADTLRARETVVMALCDVR from the coding sequence GTGCGTCTCGGCAACAACCGGATCGGCCTGCTCGGCTTTCTGCTGGTGATGATCATCTCCGCGATCTCCTCCTTTCTGGAGGAACCGCAGGAGCCGCCGCGGGCAGGAGGCGACAGCTCCGTGCGCCGGCCGGTGCCCGCGCCGCCGCGTTCCGATCTCGCCGGCCTTCCCGAATTCACCGTGGAGGTCGGGGAGACGGCCGACAGCAGCGGCACCGCCTTCGCCATCGCGCCGGGCGTGTGGATGACCGCCCGTCATGTGATCGACGGCTGCGACGTGGTCGGCATTCTGGAGCGGCCGCGCCGCGGCGTGAGGGCACGCGCCTTTGCCGTGCATAGCGGCGCGGATGTGGCGGTCATGCAGGTCGACCGCTCCGGTCCGGCGGTCCAGTTCGCCGATGCGCTGCCGCAGCCCGGGGACATCGCCTATCACGTCGGCTTTCCCCACGGCCAGCCGGGCGAATTGCGGTCGCGGATGCTGGGGATGAGCGTGATGAACGCCCGTGGTCGATACAGCACCAGGGAGCCGGTGATCGCCTGGGCCGAGCTCGAACGCCATCCGGAGGACTCCCGCCCGCTCTCCGGCCTGAGCGGCGGCCCGGTCTTCGACGGCCAGGGACGGCTGATCGGCGTCCATGTGGCCGGGTCGGTCCGCCGGGGCAGATCCTTTACCGCCCATCCCGACTCGATCATGGAGATGGCGGCGCGGGCCGGCGTGGCGCCGACCTCGTCCGGTTCCCGTCCGACATTCACCCCGGATACGCTACCCGAGATCGCCGACACGCTGCGCGCACGGGAAACGGTCGTGATGGCCCTGTGCGACGTCCGCTAG
- a CDS encoding PilZ domain-containing protein, translating to MSLGDRDAIPGGNPLEGFAAAEDQRMQDRYAAHRTAISVGGELRAVLDISSSGLRMQAPPGSRLLGDEITGLLVCKAGGADIRVTVTGTIVRIDPGGETVGLQFSTLPPTHRDAVDAIIHMLERLEIEASFEQARRPKSSPPMLRAAVAIAVFGVTLGIGALYLTIR from the coding sequence ATGTCCCTGGGCGACCGTGACGCCATTCCCGGCGGGAATCCCTTGGAGGGCTTCGCGGCCGCCGAGGACCAGCGGATGCAGGACAGATACGCCGCCCATCGCACGGCAATCAGCGTGGGCGGCGAGCTCCGGGCGGTTCTCGATATTTCCTCCAGCGGACTGCGGATGCAGGCGCCGCCGGGCAGCCGGCTGCTGGGGGACGAGATCACCGGCCTGCTCGTCTGCAAGGCGGGCGGCGCCGATATCCGGGTCACCGTGACCGGGACCATCGTCAGGATCGACCCCGGCGGCGAGACGGTCGGCCTCCAGTTCTCCACCCTGCCGCCGACGCATCGCGATGCGGTGGACGCCATCATCCACATGCTGGAGCGTCTGGAGATCGAGGCGTCTTTCGAACAGGCGCGCCGCCCGAAATCGAGTCCGCCGATGCTGCGGGCGGCCGTCGCCATCGCCGTCTTCGGCGTGACGCTCGGCATCGGCGCGCTCTATCTCACGATCCGCTAA
- the pncA gene encoding bifunctional nicotinamidase/pyrazinamidase encodes MTSMSPTETDCLVLVDLQYDFMPGGALAVSEGDLLVPLANRLAERFAHVVATQDWHPADHTSFVSQHPGREPFTTVAMPYGTQTLWPDHCVQGTPGAELHKDLALDRAELIIRKGYRRAIDSYSAFLENDQTTPTGLGGYLRERGIQRLFFAGLATDFCVAWSVLDARMAGFEAVILTDACRAIDLAGSLDAAMAGMVEVGAVIGESSAVLG; translated from the coding sequence ATGACGTCCATGTCCCCGACCGAAACCGACTGTCTCGTCCTCGTCGATCTGCAATACGATTTCATGCCCGGCGGCGCCCTGGCGGTGTCGGAGGGGGATCTGCTGGTCCCGCTGGCGAACCGGCTGGCCGAGCGCTTCGCCCATGTGGTCGCGACCCAGGACTGGCACCCGGCGGATCACACTTCCTTCGTCTCGCAACATCCCGGTCGGGAGCCGTTCACGACGGTCGCCATGCCCTATGGCACCCAGACGCTGTGGCCGGACCATTGTGTTCAGGGCACCCCCGGTGCGGAACTGCACAAGGATCTGGCGCTCGACCGCGCCGAGCTGATCATCCGCAAGGGGTACCGGCGCGCGATCGACAGCTATTCGGCCTTCCTGGAGAACGATCAGACCACGCCGACCGGCCTGGGCGGCTATCTGCGGGAGCGGGGCATCCAGCGGCTGTTCTTCGCCGGCCTGGCGACCGATTTCTGCGTCGCCTGGTCGGTGCTGGACGCCCGCATGGCGGGGTTCGAGGCGGTGATCCTGACCGATGCCTGCCGGGCGATCGATCTTGCCGGTTCCCTCGACGCGGCCATGGCTGGGATGGTCGAGGTCGGAGCGGTGATCGGCGAGAGTTCGGCGGTCCTGGGTTAG
- a CDS encoding sulfite exporter TauE/SafE family protein, which translates to MDALLALIIPEPLGELAAISLIALSFVTSLMTAALGLGGGILMVAAMASVVPPAALIPVHGLVQLGSNSGRALLFHRFIRRPIVLWFLLGAIVGVTIGAQVAVRLPREVLLVVVGGFVLVTTWMPSLGRYKIPDRGFTIIGAVTAFITMFAGATGPFLAPFLSPERLGDRHATIGTFAACMTLKHGLKVTAFAALGFAYVPWLPLIGLMIVSGFLGTMAGRQIVNRMPEARFRTAFRILLTALALRLLYQGLAG; encoded by the coding sequence ATGGACGCGCTTCTCGCTCTGATCATCCCGGAGCCGCTCGGCGAGCTGGCGGCGATCTCCCTGATCGCTCTGAGCTTCGTCACCTCGCTGATGACCGCCGCCCTGGGGCTCGGCGGCGGGATCCTCATGGTCGCCGCGATGGCGAGCGTGGTGCCGCCGGCGGCGTTGATTCCGGTGCACGGGCTTGTCCAGCTCGGCTCCAACAGCGGCCGGGCGCTGCTGTTTCACCGGTTCATCCGCCGCCCCATCGTTCTCTGGTTCCTGCTCGGCGCGATCGTCGGTGTTACCATCGGCGCCCAGGTCGCGGTGCGGCTGCCGCGGGAGGTATTGCTGGTCGTGGTCGGCGGCTTCGTCTTGGTGACCACCTGGATGCCCTCCCTGGGCCGCTACAAGATTCCGGACCGGGGCTTCACGATCATCGGGGCGGTCACCGCCTTCATCACCATGTTCGCCGGCGCGACCGGCCCGTTCCTGGCGCCGTTTCTGTCGCCGGAGCGGCTCGGCGACCGGCACGCGACCATCGGCACCTTCGCCGCCTGCATGACCCTGAAGCACGGGCTGAAGGTGACGGCCTTCGCGGCGCTCGGCTTCGCCTATGTGCCCTGGCTGCCGCTGATCGGGCTGATGATCGTCAGCGGCTTTCTGGGCACGATGGCCGGCCGCCAGATCGTCAACCGGATGCCCGAGGCCCGGTTCCGCACCGCCTTCCGCATTCTGCTGACCGCACTCGCCCTGCGCCTGCTCTATCAGGGCCTCGCGGGTTAA
- the arsB gene encoding ACR3 family arsenite efflux transporter — MTSDSTHLAAPGGIGFFEKWLSVWVALCIAGGVALGSALPGVFEALAAVEVARVNLIVAVLIWAMVYPMMVNIDFGSLGHVADKPKGLAITIVVNWLVKPFTMAGLGVLFFEVVFADAIDPADAQQYIAGLILLGAAPCTAMVFVWSQLTKGDPNYTLVQVSVNDVIMVFAFAPIVALLLGVTDIAVPWETLLLSVGLYVVIPLVAGALTRWRLTSRGEGQAAVARFTGAIKPVSILGLLATVVLLFGFQGQVILERPMVIAMIAVPLLLQSYGIFAIAYAAAWVWRVPFSIAAPCALIGTSNFFELAVAVAISLFGLESGAALATVVGVLVEVPVMLSLVAFANRTRGAFRAE; from the coding sequence ATGACCTCTGACAGCACACACCTGGCGGCACCGGGCGGGATCGGCTTTTTCGAGAAGTGGCTCTCCGTCTGGGTCGCCCTGTGCATCGCCGGGGGCGTTGCCCTGGGCTCCGCTCTTCCGGGCGTCTTCGAGGCGTTGGCGGCGGTCGAGGTCGCCCGCGTCAACCTCATCGTCGCGGTGCTGATCTGGGCCATGGTCTATCCGATGATGGTGAACATCGATTTCGGCAGCCTCGGCCACGTCGCCGACAAGCCCAAGGGGCTGGCGATCACCATCGTCGTCAACTGGCTGGTGAAGCCGTTCACCATGGCCGGGCTCGGCGTTCTGTTCTTCGAGGTGGTGTTCGCCGACGCCATCGATCCGGCCGACGCGCAGCAGTACATCGCCGGCCTGATCCTGCTGGGGGCGGCCCCCTGCACGGCGATGGTATTCGTGTGGTCGCAGCTCACCAAGGGCGACCCGAACTACACCCTGGTGCAGGTGTCGGTGAACGACGTGATCATGGTTTTTGCCTTCGCGCCGATCGTCGCCCTGCTGCTGGGAGTCACCGACATCGCCGTGCCGTGGGAAACCCTGCTGCTCTCGGTCGGCCTCTATGTCGTCATCCCGCTGGTCGCCGGGGCGCTGACCCGCTGGCGCCTGACCTCCCGGGGCGAGGGGCAGGCGGCGGTGGCCCGTTTCACCGGGGCGATCAAGCCGGTCTCCATTCTCGGCCTGCTGGCGACGGTGGTCCTGCTTTTCGGCTTCCAGGGGCAGGTGATCCTCGAGCGGCCGATGGTGATCGCCATGATCGCCGTTCCGCTGCTGCTGCAGTCCTATGGTATCTTCGCCATCGCCTATGCCGCTGCCTGGGTCTGGCGGGTGCCGTTCTCCATCGCCGCACCCTGCGCGCTCATCGGTACCTCCAACTTCTTCGAGCTGGCGGTGGCGGTGGCGATCAGCCTGTTCGGGTTGGAGTCGGGGGCGGCCCTGGCCACGGTGGTCGGCGTGCTGGTGGAAGTGCCGGTGATGCTGTCGCTGGTGGCCTTCGCCAACCGCACGCGGGGAGCCTTCCGCGCCGAATGA
- a CDS encoding DUF350 domain-containing protein encodes MQAVIDSLLSGLPYLILHLVVTLAMLAVGAWLYEKITPIRELDLIKSGNVAAAVSYSGALLGMAIPLAVCMAASVSVLDIVVWGVVALALQLAVVRLVEAVLGGLWHRIEANQIGAAILVAAVKLSVAVINAAAVSG; translated from the coding sequence ATGCAAGCCGTCATCGACTCCCTGCTCTCCGGACTGCCCTACCTGATCCTGCATCTGGTCGTGACCCTGGCCATGCTCGCGGTCGGTGCCTGGCTCTATGAGAAGATCACGCCGATCCGCGAGCTCGACCTGATCAAATCGGGCAACGTGGCGGCGGCGGTGTCCTATTCCGGTGCGTTGCTCGGCATGGCGATCCCTCTGGCCGTCTGCATGGCGGCGAGCGTCAGCGTGCTCGACATCGTGGTCTGGGGCGTGGTGGCGTTGGCCCTGCAGCTTGCCGTGGTGCGGCTGGTGGAGGCGGTGCTCGGCGGGCTCTGGCACCGGATCGAGGCCAATCAGATCGGTGCCGCCATTCTGGTGGCCGCCGTGAAGCTGTCGGTCGCGGTCATTAATGCAGCCGCCGTCTCGGGCTGA
- a CDS encoding sodium:proton antiporter — protein MTSFDIAAILVSLAAACGVLNHFVIRLPSTVGLVVIGLAASMILVALSALIPGFRVDEVVRQQILEIDFADALLKGMLGFLLFAGALHVDFESLHEQKWAVALMATLGVLISTALVALGFQVLTGVPILIAFVFGALISPTDPVAVLSLLKSIKVPKALETKIAGESLFNDGVAYVVFLIATAAAFRQASDAPITAVEMAELFLVEAVGGAVLGGVTGWIVYRIMLKMDDYAIEVLLTLALVMGTYSLAHALHMSGPIAVVVAGLLIGHKGVKYGMSAITREHVDAFWRLIDEILNAVLFLLIGLEVLTVAFDRTYLLYGLAAIPLVLVSRAVAVGVPIAALRLRRAFTPGVVPIMTWGGLRGAISVALVLSLPDHPEKPLLLTATYVVVIFSIVVQGLTTGSVVRYYLRKTDAA, from the coding sequence ATGACGTCATTCGACATCGCCGCGATCCTGGTCAGCCTCGCGGCGGCCTGCGGGGTCCTGAACCATTTCGTGATCCGCCTGCCGTCGACCGTCGGCCTGGTGGTCATCGGGCTGGCGGCCTCGATGATCCTGGTGGCCCTCAGCGCGCTGATCCCCGGCTTCAGGGTCGACGAGGTCGTCCGCCAGCAGATCCTGGAGATCGACTTCGCCGACGCGCTGCTCAAGGGCATGCTCGGCTTCCTGCTGTTCGCGGGCGCGCTGCACGTGGATTTCGAATCCCTGCACGAGCAGAAATGGGCCGTCGCCCTGATGGCGACCCTCGGCGTGCTGATCTCGACCGCCCTGGTCGCTCTCGGCTTCCAGGTCCTGACCGGCGTTCCGATCCTGATCGCCTTCGTCTTCGGCGCCCTGATCTCTCCGACCGATCCGGTGGCGGTGCTGAGCCTGCTGAAATCGATCAAGGTGCCCAAGGCGCTGGAGACCAAGATTGCCGGCGAAAGCCTGTTCAACGACGGGGTGGCCTATGTCGTCTTCCTGATCGCCACCGCCGCCGCGTTCCGTCAGGCATCCGACGCGCCGATCACCGCCGTCGAAATGGCCGAGCTGTTCCTGGTGGAGGCGGTCGGCGGCGCGGTCCTGGGCGGTGTGACCGGCTGGATCGTCTACCGGATCATGCTGAAGATGGACGACTACGCCATCGAGGTCCTGCTAACCCTGGCGCTGGTGATGGGCACCTACTCGCTGGCCCACGCGCTGCACATGAGCGGCCCCATCGCCGTCGTCGTCGCCGGCCTGCTGATCGGCCACAAGGGCGTGAAATACGGCATGAGCGCCATTACCCGCGAGCACGTCGATGCGTTCTGGCGGCTGATCGACGAGATCCTGAACGCGGTGCTGTTCCTGCTGATCGGGCTGGAAGTCCTGACGGTCGCCTTCGACCGGACCTATCTGCTGTACGGGCTGGCGGCGATCCCGCTGGTTCTTGTCTCGCGCGCGGTGGCGGTGGGCGTGCCGATCGCCGCGCTCAGGCTGCGCCGGGCCTTCACGCCGGGCGTGGTTCCGATCATGACCTGGGGCGGATTGCGGGGCGCCATCTCGGTCGCGCTGGTCCTATCCCTGCCGGATCACCCGGAGAAGCCCCTGCTGCTGACGGCGACCTATGTGGTGGTGATCTTCTCCATCGTCGTGCAGGGCCTGACCACTGGCAGCGTGGTCCGCTACTACCTGCGCAAGACCGACGCCGCCTAA
- a CDS encoding metalloregulator ArsR/SmtB family transcription factor: protein MVEEQAIGAFAALAHENRLTIFRALMRSGEAGMAAGDIALAAGLAPSNVSFHVAQMERAGLLRSWRVRRNIFYAVETEGVQRLLRFLTEDCCAGHPELCGLQLVASAGRDLGKPASSDEKLTGGTAAE from the coding sequence ATGGTCGAGGAACAGGCAATCGGTGCCTTCGCTGCGTTGGCGCATGAGAACAGGCTGACGATCTTCCGGGCGCTCATGCGCTCCGGCGAGGCGGGCATGGCTGCAGGCGATATTGCGCTGGCGGCCGGCCTCGCCCCGTCCAACGTCTCCTTCCATGTGGCGCAGATGGAGCGTGCCGGGCTGCTGCGGTCCTGGCGGGTTCGGCGGAACATCTTCTACGCCGTCGAGACCGAGGGCGTGCAACGGCTGCTGCGTTTCCTGACCGAGGATTGTTGCGCCGGTCACCCGGAGCTTTGTGGGCTGCAATTGGTTGCGTCGGCCGGTCGGGATCTCGGCAAGCCGGCATCGAGCGATGAGAAACTGACCGGGGGCACCGCTGCCGAGTGA
- a CDS encoding hybrid sensor histidine kinase/response regulator, whose translation MVFHTEIRDAIDRLVDNRTIRSLYHEWMELAGPDRLPLFASFDPQNRPLLSANLMVLVPEAAGYRYRHYGVSIARAAGFDMTGRSTIDFDSEVGRFFEEKYGQTLADRRPLYTLHRASHARGVLLWERLILPVDLDGKPALVCYNTPADNKTDAFDALMETSTEGLLLLRPAPDETGSVTDFVIAMANRRAQEIFGASESLDGRRLSETSPAINAQIFTACLRVLTDGGMDRLQVTVGSDPDAGSDGDERIYQVGLSSASERLIVSLSDVTDVTHALQVAERANEGKSRFLAMMSHEIRTPMNGLIGMLGLVLRSELDEEQRSMISLAKQSADNLLVILNDILDFSKTEFDKLELEQTPFELNEVVASVTDLFYPQAAAKGVEVVSYIDTSLPMRRIGDPSRLRQILLNLVGNAVKFTERGGVTVTVTAGEDHRVRVEVCDTGVGIPVDRLHVLFREFSQVDQSISRRYGGTGLGLAISQRLAKLMGGAITPYSETGSGSRFVLDLPLPATADQTPRGDATARLRGKRCLIVDDTAVNVDIFRRQVALWSMEGVGVEDPRRAITLLREAAESGRPYDVVILDHKMPGLSGLDVAEIVRGEPALTDTRLILASSSDIGLSEGRDRFDLFDRVLRKPIRPLDLMAALAGESGSPAATDPSRGTTVTDQPQTARPLRLLVAEDNNINQILMQTALTRLGHTVSLAENGIEAVEAVGRETFDVVLMDIEMPEMDGEEAARRIRARHGAKPAMVALTAHAGDTHRDRFLTIGFDGYLAKPVDFDALEVLLGELMDAGDDADAGRNAGEASGSLIDMARIEALTQALDPIMVATMLVKFADGLDGVGVKLQEMQESGDLPGMGKQVHALKGMSLNFGARFLGDAAQSAERKLKDGAALDEDELNDLLDHIVHTHHEVLNLSAQLRENSLNVC comes from the coding sequence TTGGTCTTTCATACCGAGATCCGGGACGCGATCGACCGTTTGGTCGATAACCGGACGATCCGCAGCCTCTATCACGAATGGATGGAGTTGGCGGGACCCGACCGACTCCCGCTTTTTGCGTCCTTCGATCCGCAGAACCGGCCGCTCCTGAGCGCCAACCTGATGGTTCTCGTGCCGGAGGCGGCGGGGTACCGGTACAGGCACTACGGCGTCAGCATCGCGCGTGCCGCGGGTTTCGACATGACGGGGCGCTCCACAATCGATTTCGACAGTGAGGTCGGCCGGTTCTTCGAGGAGAAATACGGCCAGACGCTGGCCGACCGCCGGCCGCTCTACACGCTGCACCGGGCAAGTCACGCTCGGGGCGTGCTGCTGTGGGAGAGGCTGATCCTTCCGGTCGATCTGGACGGGAAGCCCGCCCTGGTCTGCTACAACACGCCGGCGGACAATAAGACCGACGCCTTCGACGCTCTCATGGAGACCAGCACCGAAGGCCTGCTGCTCCTGCGGCCGGCGCCCGACGAGACCGGGAGCGTCACCGATTTCGTCATCGCCATGGCCAACCGCCGGGCGCAGGAGATCTTCGGCGCGTCCGAGTCCTTGGACGGCCGGCGCTTGAGCGAGACCTCGCCCGCCATCAACGCCCAGATCTTCACCGCCTGCCTGCGGGTGCTCACCGACGGCGGCATGGATCGGCTGCAGGTAACGGTCGGATCCGATCCCGACGCGGGATCGGACGGCGATGAGCGGATCTACCAGGTGGGCCTGTCCAGCGCGTCGGAACGGCTGATCGTCTCGCTCAGCGACGTCACCGACGTCACCCATGCCCTGCAGGTCGCGGAACGCGCCAACGAGGGAAAATCGCGGTTTCTGGCGATGATGAGCCACGAGATCCGGACGCCGATGAACGGCCTTATCGGCATGCTCGGCCTGGTTCTGCGCTCCGAGCTCGACGAGGAACAGCGCTCGATGATCTCGCTGGCCAAACAGTCGGCGGACAACCTGCTGGTCATCCTCAACGACATTCTGGATTTCTCGAAGACGGAGTTCGACAAGCTGGAACTGGAACAGACCCCGTTCGAGCTGAACGAGGTCGTCGCCAGCGTGACCGATCTCTTCTATCCGCAGGCCGCCGCCAAGGGGGTGGAGGTGGTGTCGTATATCGACACGTCGCTGCCGATGCGGCGGATCGGCGATCCGAGCCGGTTGCGGCAGATCCTGCTCAACCTCGTCGGCAATGCGGTGAAGTTCACCGAGAGGGGCGGCGTCACGGTCACGGTGACGGCCGGCGAGGATCATAGGGTCCGGGTCGAGGTGTGCGATACCGGCGTGGGCATTCCCGTCGACCGGCTGCATGTCCTGTTCCGGGAGTTCTCCCAGGTGGATCAGAGCATTTCCCGCCGCTACGGCGGCACCGGTCTGGGGCTGGCGATCAGCCAGCGGCTGGCCAAGCTGATGGGCGGCGCCATCACCCCCTATTCCGAAACCGGGTCCGGCAGCCGGTTCGTTCTGGATCTGCCGCTGCCCGCCACGGCGGATCAGACGCCGCGCGGCGATGCGACGGCGCGGCTGCGCGGCAAGCGGTGCCTGATCGTCGACGACACGGCGGTGAACGTCGACATCTTCCGGCGGCAGGTGGCTCTGTGGTCGATGGAGGGCGTCGGGGTGGAGGATCCCAGGCGGGCCATCACCCTGCTGCGCGAGGCCGCAGAGTCCGGCCGGCCGTACGATGTCGTCATCCTGGATCACAAGATGCCCGGTCTGAGCGGCCTGGACGTGGCGGAGATCGTCCGGGGCGAGCCGGCGCTGACGGACACCCGGCTGATCCTGGCCTCCTCGTCGGATATCGGCCTGAGCGAAGGGCGCGATCGCTTCGATCTGTTCGACCGCGTCCTGCGTAAACCTATCCGGCCGCTCGACCTCATGGCCGCCCTGGCCGGAGAGTCCGGCAGTCCGGCCGCAACCGACCCCAGCCGGGGGACGACAGTGACAGATCAACCGCAGACGGCGCGTCCGCTCCGCCTGCTTGTCGCCGAAGACAACAATATCAACCAGATCCTGATGCAGACCGCGCTGACCCGCCTCGGTCATACCGTGTCGCTTGCGGAGAACGGGATCGAGGCCGTGGAGGCGGTCGGGCGCGAGACCTTCGACGTGGTCCTGATGGATATCGAGATGCCGGAGATGGACGGCGAGGAGGCGGCGCGGCGGATCCGCGCCCGTCACGGCGCCAAACCCGCCATGGTCGCCCTCACGGCCCATGCGGGCGACACCCACCGCGACCGCTTCCTGACCATCGGCTTCGATGGCTATCTCGCCAAACCGGTGGATTTCGACGCGCTGGAGGTCCTGCTCGGCGAACTGATGGATGCAGGCGACGATGCCGATGCAGGGCGAAACGCCGGTGAGGCGTCCGGCTCCCTGATCGATATGGCCCGAATCGAGGCGCTGACGCAGGCGCTGGACCCGATCATGGTCGCCACCATGCTGGTGAAATTCGCCGACGGGCTGGACGGGGTGGGGGTGAAGCTTCAGGAGATGCAGGAGAGTGGCGATCTGCCCGGAATGGGGAAGCAGGTCCACGCGCTGAAGGGAATGAGCCTGAATTTCGGCGCGCGTTTCCTGGGGGATGCGGCTCAATCTGCGGAGCGGAAACTCAAGGATGGTGCAGCCCTGGACGAGGACGAGTTGAACGATCTCCTCGACCATATTGTCCACACTCATCATGAGGTCTTGAATTTATCGGCACAACTTCGCGAGAATAGCCTCAACGTCTGCTAG
- a CDS encoding arsenate reductase ArsC has protein sequence MADEKIYNVLFLCTGNSARSILAEAILQREGLGRFRAFSAGSEPKGAVHPFALDLLKRQNHPVDGLRSKSWDEFAAPGAPEMNFVFTVCDDAAAETCPVWPGQPMTAHWGMPDPAAATGTEAERRLAFSETYRMLSNRISIFVNLPLQSIDNLALKQRLTELGRKPSGSA, from the coding sequence ATGGCGGACGAGAAGATCTACAACGTGCTGTTCCTGTGCACGGGAAATTCCGCGCGCAGCATCCTGGCGGAGGCCATTCTGCAACGCGAGGGCCTCGGCCGTTTCCGGGCGTTCAGCGCCGGGAGCGAACCCAAGGGCGCGGTGCATCCCTTCGCCCTGGATCTGCTGAAACGCCAGAACCATCCGGTCGACGGCCTGCGCAGCAAGAGCTGGGACGAATTCGCCGCTCCCGGCGCGCCGGAAATGAACTTCGTCTTCACCGTATGCGACGATGCCGCGGCCGAGACCTGCCCGGTCTGGCCGGGCCAGCCGATGACCGCCCATTGGGGCATGCCGGATCCGGCGGCAGCCACGGGGACGGAGGCGGAGCGACGTCTGGCCTTCTCCGAAACGTATCGTATGCTCAGCAACCGAATCTCGATCTTCGTCAACCTGCCCCTGCAGTCGATCGACAATCTTGCCCTCAAACAGCGTCTCACCGAGCTGGGCCGAAAGCCGTCCGGTTCCGCGTGA